From the genome of Triticum aestivum cultivar Chinese Spring chromosome 1A, IWGSC CS RefSeq v2.1, whole genome shotgun sequence:
CCTCGGCCCCGCCATGGAGGTGTTCTACTACCTCGTCTTCGGCGGCCTCGCCGCCGTCGTGGCGGCGCTGGAGCTCGGCAAGTCCGGCAAGGACCGCGTCGCCACCCCGACGGCCTTCAACTCCTTCAAGAACAACTACGTCCTCGTCTACTCCCTCATGATGTGTACGCACGCGCCTAACCCCTCTCCCTCCGCTCCCCCCCTCCTAATTCCCCCAGATCTGAACCCGGGCGGCGCAATGCTGGCTCGTCTCTCGATTTTCTGATGCCTGAATCGTGCGCTGGTGCCGGCGGTGCAGCTGGGGACTGGCTGCAGGGGCCCTACGTGTACTACCTCTACAGCCAGTACGGGTTCGACAAGGGCGACATCGGCCGCCTCTTCATCGCCGGATTCGGCTCCTCCATGCTCTTCGGCACCATCGTCGGGTCGCTCGCCGACAAGCAGTGCGTGGTCGCCCCTTCCTTCCTTGGCGGAGTTGCGTCGATTTCGTCGGTATGCCCCGATGGCTGATGAGGGTTTGGGTGGTCGTTCGCAGGGGAAGGAAGAGGGCGTGCATCACCTACTGCATCACCTACATCCTCAGCTGCATCACGAAGCACTCCCCGCAGTACAGGATTCTGATGATTGGCCGCGTGCTTGGAGGCATTGCAACATCGCTGCTCTTCTCGGCGTTCGAGTCGTGGCTCGTCGCGGAGCACAACAAGGTAACTGTTCTCACCCAGATCTACGTGCCTTTCAGTACGTTGTGTTGTCCAGCTTCAGCTTCGTTCAGAAACGACCCCTCTGCTCCCGCTTAATAATTAGCTATATCTACATCTTTGGATATTTTGCGCCTTTAATTATGTGTATTTGCGTTAGTGCTCAGCATACAAGTGGTGTGCTGAAGCTAACCAAATTTTATTGGATCCGGGGGAGTTGACTGCTGTACATCACAACTTGTGTATATAAAATGACTTCGAGGTATATAAAACTGAAAAGATATGTATAAGAACACATTTATAGTGAAGCTTCGTGACCCCCGCTGTCTGCATCTACACCGACATGCAATGCACAGTTAAACATACTAACTGCACTAGTATCTGAGGTCTAATTGTGGAACTCTTATCAGCGGTTAACTCTCTTGCACACATTCTGTCAGCAGTCCAAGTTCCTTTGTATATGTTTATTTGAGATCTAGTCCCTGTGTGGGCAGATCTGGTGTTCCACCGTTCCCACGTGGTCAGGAATCACCAGAAATTAAAACCATGACAATATTAAATCGAAGTTTTTCAGGGTAAACCTTCTGAGAATTACCCATTTGCTCTGGAAACTAATTGATGCATACAACTATCATGAGTACTCTGTTGTTTCCTGTTCAGTACAATCCACTGTTCTATTTTGCCTAAACATATGTACCTTTTATGATTAACCTACTGCATGATATTTTTTTTCAATGTTTTCGGGGGCTTCCTCTTGGAAGACACCCTTGATTTTTTTGACTGACAGTGTGCAAATCTACCTTGTGATTGTGCAGAGAGGTTTTGATCCGCAGTGGCTGTCAATAACATTCTCCAAGGCTATATTTCTTGGGAATGGCCTAGTTGCCATTGTCGCAGGGCTATTTGCAAATCTACTGGCTGATAACTTGGGTTTTGGCCCTGTCGCTCCATTTGATGCTGCCGCTTGCTTCCTAGCAATAGGCATGGCAATCATCTTATCGTCGTGGGGTGAGAACTATGGAGATGCATCTGAAGGAAAGGACTTGATGGCCCAGTTTAAGGTTGCAGCTAAAGCCATTGCTTCTGGTAAGTTTAGCCTGTCTTGGCATAAGAAAGGACATAATAATTGTCTTAAAACTTAATGCTGAGGATTGATGCATTTCTCATAATATTTCAGATGAAAAGATTGCATTGCTTGGAGCCATACAGTCACTGTTTGAGGGTTCAATGTACACTTTTGTTTTCTTGTGGACTCCTGCTTTGAGCCCAAATGATGAAGACATTCCTCATGGCTTCATATTTGCCACATTCATGCTCTCCTCGATGTTGGGTAGCTCAATTGCATCTCGTCTATTAGCTCGGAAGATGAAGGTCGAAGGTTATATGCAGATCGTGTTCTCGATATCAGCTTTCACTCTTTTCCTCCCTGTTGTTACCAATGTAAGTCTGCTACacatagctacattggttgtttccTTTGTTTTAGTCTTACAATCTAAATGTTACTATCAACTATCTCTGTTCAACAGTTCATAGTACCTCCCTCAGAGAAAGGTGGAAGCATCTCATTTGGAGGCAGTGTACAACTTCTTGGTTTCTGCATATTCGAGTCATGTGTTGGCATATTCTGGCCGTCAATCATGAAGATGAGATCTCAATATATCCCTGAGGAGGCGAGAAGCACTATCATGAACTTCTTTCGCATACCACTTAACCTGTTTGTATGTGTGGTGCTTTACAATGTAAGCAGCAAAGCCTTCTCAATTCCAACTCTCTGGCTTTCCTTTTTGGTAATGCAGTGCAATAACAAAACAATACAAAACAAAAA
Proteins encoded in this window:
- the LOC123048932 gene encoding molybdate-anion transporter codes for the protein MEVFYYLVFGGLAAVVAALELGKSGKDRVATPTAFNSFKNNYVLVYSLMMSGDWLQGPYVYYLYSQYGFDKGDIGRLFIAGFGSSMLFGTIVGSLADKQGRKRACITYCITYILSCITKHSPQYRILMIGRVLGGIATSLLFSAFESWLVAEHNKRGFDPQWLSITFSKAIFLGNGLVAIVAGLFANLLADNLGFGPVAPFDAAACFLAIGMAIILSSWGENYGDASEGKDLMAQFKVAAKAIASDEKIALLGAIQSLFEGSMYTFVFLWTPALSPNDEDIPHGFIFATFMLSSMLGSSIASRLLARKMKVEGYMQIVFSISAFTLFLPVVTNFIVPPSEKGGSISFGGSVQLLGFCIFESCVGIFWPSIMKMRSQYIPEEARSTIMNFFRIPLNLFVCVVLYNVNAFPIAVMFGMCSIFLFIAAILQRRLMFVSDLHRSTKAAEMTAEDEPLNP